The Neisseria macacae ATCC 33926 genome contains the following window.
ATATGGTGCAAAACAGCCGCTCAAACAGCGACGGCTGCGCCACGCCTTCGCTCAACATGCCGTAAAGCCCCGCCAGCCAATCGACATAGCCGAGAAACGAAAAACGGTAGTTTTGCATGATGGCTTCGATGCGGCTCGGATCGCGCTTGCTGATCAGGCGCACAAACTCAAACCCGACCTCCGGCAGCCGCGCCCGAACGGCCTCATGCAGACGGTGGGCGAACAGGTTTTTATGGTTGTGCGGATTGCGCAGGATGCCGAGGAATTTCAGCCGCAATATCCGCCACAATGCTTCGGGAACTTTGACCGTATCGGGTTCGCCCGTTTTCAGACGGTATTCGGGCAACGTGCGCAAGTGGTTGCAGGCTTCTTCGTAGCCGCTTTCGTGGCGGTTGAACCAGCTTTCCAAATTGTACTGGTTGGCGGTGTTTTCGACGAAAGTCAGCGTGTAGAGGTTTTTCGCCGCCAGATTGCCGATGATGTTGACACTCGCCGCCGCACCGCGATTTTCGTTCCCGCCGCGAACCTTGTCGCCGGAACGGAAGCGTCGGGCGGCAGCCGGTTCGCGGAACATGGACAAAGGCAGCTTGTAAACATTCTGATTCTGCGGACTAACCTGCGGATTATGCGCGTGCTGCCGCTGCTCGGTCTGGGCGATATAGTGGTGTTCCTTGGTCGGATTCGCCGTCAACAGCGCATAAGGCTTTTCGCCGCATTCGGAAAATTCGCAATCACTGAGGATAAAGGCTTGTCGGGTCATGGTGTCGGAGGAGGTCGTCTGAATGTGCCGATTATAGTGGATAGGGAGCTAAGGGGGATTATACGGAATGATGGCGGCGAGTTTGGTCTTTATACGCAAAAGGACGCAAAGAGGTCGTCTGAAAACAAATGAGATTTTTGCAAAAAAGACTTTCCCCCAGTAGCCGAAATCCACACACAGATTTTCGGCTGTTTCCACCCCTAATCGCTCCTGATTCTACCTAAATATCCCCTTAACTCTCCCCGGATACCCGATAATCAGGCATCCTAGTCATCTTTGTAGACAGCAACAGACACACTTAGCCTGTTGGCGGCTTTCAACAAGTTCAGACACATCGCCTTCAGATGGCTTTTAAATATAATGGGTATTGTCTCAATTATTCTTTATTAATTTTAGATATTGTTATAGTTTATCTAGCTTATGTTTTTTAATAAATTTTATATAGGTCAACAAAATTAATATGACTAGAATATCAAAAATAATGAAAATAGATAATATTTGAGTTATATCATAGGTTATGGTTAGTATGTCTTCGATAGCATTCATCATTTCTATCTTGTATTTAATTGTTAAATAAACATTTAAAATATAAGCTATTTGATAAATAAGAACTAATGAAACAGAAAATTTTATTAATATCTTGCCTAAGGTACTCATTTTAATTTCCTATTTATAGTAGATTAACTTTAAATCAGGACAAGGCGACGAAGCCGCAGACAGTACAGATAGTACGGCAAGGCGAGGCAACGCCGTCCTGGTTTGAAGTTAATCCACTATATTTTTATTCATAAATGAAATGTTGTGTGGTAGTCAATGCAGAAAAGAATAGTAAGAAGACATAAAGGTCGTCTGAAAACGAATATAGCAGAATCCGCTAAATCGTTTTCAGACGACCTTTTCTTTAAAGCCGAATCAAATCAGCCTGCCGGTTAACCCAAAGCCTTCCTTGCTCCGGCAAAGAGGCGGTACCAGCCGGACAGTTCCGTCCAGTCTTCCGGTTTCCAGCTCATTTGTGCGGCGCGGTACACGCGTTCGGGGTGGGGCATCATGATGGTAACGCGGCCGTCGGCGTTGGTAACGCCGGCGATGCCTTGCGGCGAGCCGTTGGGGTTGAGCGGGTAGGTTTGGGTGACTTGGTTTTGTCCGTCGACGTATTGCAGCGCGATGCCGAGGCCGTCTGAAATTTTGCCGCCGTGAAGCGCGAAGTCGGCGCGGCCTTCGCCGTGGCTGACGACGACGGGCAGGCTGGAGCCTTGCATTTCGTTCAGGATCAGGGAGGCTGATTTGGGGACGTGAACCATGCTCAGGCGCGCTTCGAACTGTTCGCTCAGGTTGCGTTTGAACTTCGGCCAGCCTGCCGTGCCGGGGATGATTTCGGCGAGGTTGCTGACCATCTGGCAGCCGTTGCACACGCCCAATGTCAGCGTGTTCGGGTCGGCGAAGAAGGCGGCGAACTGGTCGCGCAAGGCGGGGTGGAACAGGATGGATTTCGCCCAGCCTTCGCCCGCGCCGAGTACGTCACCGTAGCTGAAGCCGCCGCACGCCGCCAGCATTTTGAAGTCGGCAAGGTGGACGCGGCCTGCCATCAGGTCGGACATATGCACGTCGTAGGCATCGAATCCTGCGCGTGTGAACGCGGCGGCCATTTCGATTTGCCCGTTCACGCCCTGTTCGCGCAGGATGGCGATTTTGGGTTTCGCGCCGCTGTTGACGAACGGCGCGGCGATGTCTTCGTTTACATCAAACTTCGCGTCGGCAAACAATGCGCTGCGTTCGTTGTCGCCAATCAGGGCGAACTCGCTGTCGGCGCAGGCGGGGTTGTCGCGCAGGCGTTGGATGGCGTGGCTGGTTTCCTGCCATGCGCGTTGCAGGTCGGCGCGGGTTTGGTCGAACAGAGTTTCATCAGCAGCAGTGATTACAAGACGGTCGGATGTCGGATTGATTGTGCCAATATAATGGCTGGCAAATTTTCCTATCTTGCGCGGAGAGAAGCCACCCTTGTTTACAAAAAATTCTTTCTTGTCAAACTGCTTGAGTACATAGTCAGTATCTTCTGCACGAACCTGCAAAACTGCACCAAGCTCTTCGTTAAACAGCGAACGGATTATGTTTTCTTTGGTAGAGATGATAGAACCAGCATTAACAAGGCTTAGGTCGTGGTCAATCTGGGCAGGTGTATAGGTTGCTATCATGGTTGCAAAAAGTATGCTTCCTAATGTGATATCCAACCCGCAACGCCCCGCAAACGCCATTTCCGCCAGCGTTGCAAACAAGCCGCCGTCGCTGCGGTCGTGATACGCCAAGAGTTTGTCTTCGGCGACAAGCTGTTGAATCACGCTGTAAAAGGCTTTCAGACGACCTGTATCGTCCAAATCGGGCGCGTCGCCACTCATATTGTTGTACACCTGACCGAACGCCGAGCCGCCCATGCGTGCTTTGCCGAAGCCCAAATCGATAAACAGCAATACGCTGTCTTCGACGTTTTTCAACTCGGGCGTAACGGTTTTGCGCACGTCTTTGACAGGTGCGAACGCGGAGATAATCAGGCTCAACGGCGAGACGACGGATTTTTTCTCTTCGCCGTCTTGCCAAACGGTTTTCATCGACAGGCTGTCTTTGCCCACGGGGATGCTCAAATCCAATGCCTGACAGGCTTTAGAAACCGCTTCGACGGTGCGGTAGAGTTTTTCGTCTTCGCCTTCGTTGCCGCACGCCGCCATCCAGTTGGCGGAAAGCTTGATATTGCCGATGCCGCCGATGTTGACCGCCGCGATGTTGGTGATGGCTTCGCCGACGCACATTCTGCCCGAGGCAGGCGCGTCAAACAGGGCGACGGTCGGTTTTTCACCCATAGACATCGCTTCGCCGCGATAGGTGTTGAAGCCCATCATGGTAACGGCGCAGTCGGCTACGGGGGTTTGGTATTTGCCGACCATTTGGTCGCGGTGGGTCATGCCGCCGATGCTGCGGTCGCCGATGGTAATCAGGAAGTTTTTGGCGGCAACGGCAGGCAGGCGCAGAACGCGGTAGGCGGCTTCGGTGATGTCGATATTGCCCGCGTTAAACGGTTTTTCAGACGACCTCACGGTTTTGTCGCTGCGTGTGGTTTTGGGCGGTTTGCCGAGTAAGACGTTCAGCGGCAAATCGACGGGGTTGTTGGAGAACAAATCGTCGCGTACTTTCAAATGACCGTCGTCGGTCGCCGTGCCGACCACGGTAAACGGGCAGCGTTCGCGTTCGCAGATGGCGCGGAAGGTATCCAAATCTTTTTCCAAAATCGACAACACATAACGCTCTTGCGATTCGTTGCACCAGATTTGCAGCGGGTTGAGGCCGTGCTCTTCCAGCGGCACTTCGCGCAGCTTGAATACCGCGCCGCGTCCGGCATCGTTAACGAGTTCGGGGAAGGCGTTGGACAGGCCGCCCGCGCCGACGTCGTGGATGGAGATAATCGGGTTTTGGTCGCCGAGCTGCCAGCAGCGGTCGATCACTTCCTGCGCGCGGCGTTCGATTTCAGGGTTGCCGCGTTGTACGGAGTTGAAGTCCAAAGACGCGTCATTTGTACCGGTATTCATCGAAGAAGCCGCGCCGCCGCCCAAGCCGATGAGCATGCCCGGACCGCCCAGTTGGATCAGCAATGCGCCTTCGGGGATTTCGTCTTTATGCGTCTGCTGCGCCTGAATGCTGCCCAAGCCGCCGGCAATCATAATCGGTTTGTGGTAGCCGCGAACCTGACCGTCAAACTTCTCTTCAAAAGTGCGGAAGTAGCCCAAGAGGTTCGGGCGGCCGAATTCGTTGTTGAACGCCGCGCCGCCGATAGGGCCTTCAATCATGATGTCCAACGGCGAGGAAATATGTTCCGGCTTGCCGTAGTCTAGTTCCCACGGCTGTTTGAGGTCGGGAATGTTGAGGTTGGAGACGGTAAAGCCGGTCAAGCCCGCTTTAGGGCGCGAACCTTTGCCCGTCGCGCCT
Protein-coding sequences here:
- the purL gene encoding phosphoribosylformylglycinamidine synthase translates to MSVVLPLRGVTALSDFRVEKLLQKAAALGLPEVKLKSEFWYFVGSEKALDAATVEKLQALLAAQSVKETPEAREGLHLFLVTPRLGTISPWASKATNIAENCGLEGIERIERGMAVWLEGRLNDEQKQQWAALLHDRMTESVLPDFQMASKLFHHLESETFSTVDVLGGGKEALVKANTEMGLALSADEIDYLVENYQALQRNPSDVELMMFAQANSEHCRHKIFNADFILNGEKQQKSLFGMIRDTHNAHPEGTVVAYKDNSSVIEGAKIERFYPNAAENQGYRFHEEDTHIIMKVETHNHPTAIAPFAGAATGAGGEIRDEGATGKGSRPKAGLTGFTVSNLNIPDLKQPWELDYGKPEHISSPLDIMIEGPIGGAAFNNEFGRPNLLGYFRTFEEKFDGQVRGYHKPIMIAGGLGSIQAQQTHKDEIPEGALLIQLGGPGMLIGLGGGAASSMNTGTNDASLDFNSVQRGNPEIERRAQEVIDRCWQLGDQNPIISIHDVGAGGLSNAFPELVNDAGRGAVFKLREVPLEEHGLNPLQIWCNESQERYVLSILEKDLDTFRAICERERCPFTVVGTATDDGHLKVRDDLFSNNPVDLPLNVLLGKPPKTTRSDKTVRSSEKPFNAGNIDITEAAYRVLRLPAVAAKNFLITIGDRSIGGMTHRDQMVGKYQTPVADCAVTMMGFNTYRGEAMSMGEKPTVALFDAPASGRMCVGEAITNIAAVNIGGIGNIKLSANWMAACGNEGEDEKLYRTVEAVSKACQALDLSIPVGKDSLSMKTVWQDGEEKKSVVSPLSLIISAFAPVKDVRKTVTPELKNVEDSVLLFIDLGFGKARMGGSAFGQVYNNMSGDAPDLDDTGRLKAFYSVIQQLVAEDKLLAYHDRSDGGLFATLAEMAFAGRCGLDITLGSILFATMIATYTPAQIDHDLSLVNAGSIISTKENIIRSLFNEELGAVLQVRAEDTDYVLKQFDKKEFFVNKGGFSPRKIGKFASHYIGTINPTSDRLVITAADETLFDQTRADLQRAWQETSHAIQRLRDNPACADSEFALIGDNERSALFADAKFDVNEDIAAPFVNSGAKPKIAILREQGVNGQIEMAAAFTRAGFDAYDVHMSDLMAGRVHLADFKMLAACGGFSYGDVLGAGEGWAKSILFHPALRDQFAAFFADPNTLTLGVCNGCQMVSNLAEIIPGTAGWPKFKRNLSEQFEARLSMVHVPKSASLILNEMQGSSLPVVVSHGEGRADFALHGGKISDGLGIALQYVDGQNQVTQTYPLNPNGSPQGIAGVTNADGRVTIMMPHPERVYRAAQMSWKPEDWTELSGWYRLFAGARKALG